Proteins encoded in a region of the Dehalococcoidales bacterium genome:
- a CDS encoding ferritin family protein — translation MPVSLSISEILNIAIGIERSGIAFYDIMSRSVEDTRVREIFEYLVIMEREHIRIFQGMLSEADERQPSEIESAEQPAYLKSLVDNAVFTDDMIASEAAKQTDSDIKALELAISAEKDSILFYYEMKEIVPPPAHPTLNRIIAEEKMHLRRLSELKEKMTAA, via the coding sequence TTGCCTGTTTCACTTTCTATCAGTGAGATTCTCAACATAGCCATCGGCATTGAAAGGAGCGGAATCGCTTTCTACGACATCATGAGCCGGTCGGTAGAGGATACCCGCGTTCGAGAAATCTTCGAGTATCTGGTGATTATGGAACGGGAGCACATCCGGATTTTCCAGGGTATGCTCAGTGAAGCTGATGAACGTCAACCTTCAGAAATCGAAAGCGCTGAACAACCGGCTTATCTCAAGTCACTGGTTGATAACGCTGTCTTTACAGATGATATGATTGCGAGCGAGGCGGCCAAGCAAACAGATAGCGATATTAAAGCACTGGAACTGGCAATCAGCGCCGAAAAGGATTCCATCCTGTTTTACTATGAGATGAAAGAGATAGTACCGCCGCCAGCCCACCCGACGCTAAACAGAATAATCGCCGAGGAAAAAATGCATCTGAGGCGACTCT